A region from the Oncorhynchus keta strain PuntledgeMale-10-30-2019 chromosome 5, Oket_V2, whole genome shotgun sequence genome encodes:
- the LOC118384571 gene encoding circumsporozoite protein-like, which translates to MSACKGSRCSFEGKKDMNTKIEGGEKIHQSASVGRWEKGLGLSPSLPHPSHCEAFVSYSWSKLLFLYTTTKKLGKVGNGNSSPDRTVGRRGKVGNGNSSPDRTVGRRGKVGNGNSSPDRTVGRRGKVGNGNSSPDRTVGRRGKVGNGNSSPDRTVGRRGKVGNGNSSPDRTVGRRGKVGNGNSSPDRTVGRRGKVGNGNSSPDRTVGRRGKVGNGNSSPDRTVGRRGKVGNGNSSPDRTVGRRGKVGNGNSSPDRTVGRRGKVGNGNSSPDRTVGRRGKVGNGNSSPDRTVGRRGKVGNGNSSPDRTVGRRGKVGNGNSSPDRTVGRRGKVGNGNSSPDRTVGRRGKVGNGNSSPDRTVGRRGKVGNGNSSPDRTVGRRGKVGNGNSSPDRTVGRRGKVGNGNSSPDRTVGRGEAGNGNSTCCSFIFLVKNNALFLAFKPKYTLP; encoded by the exons ATGTCAGCATGTAAGGGGTCAAGGTGCTCCTTCGAGGGGAAAAAAGACATGAACACTAaaatagagggaggagaaaag ATACACCAGAGTGCATCAGTTGGGAGATGGGAGAAGGGCTTAGGCTTGAGCCCGTCGCTGCCCCACCCGTCTCACTGTGAGGCCTTTGTCTCCTACTCATG GTCCAAACTACTCTTTCTCTACACTACGACCAAGAAATT AGGTAAGGTAGGCAATGGTAATAGTTCCCCAGATAGAACTGTTGGCAGAAGAGGTAAGGTAGGCAATGGTAATAGTTCCCCAGATAGAACTGTTGGCAGAAGAGGTAAGGTAGGCAATGGTAATAGTTCCCCAGATAGAACTGTTGGCAGAAGAGGTAAGGTAGGCAATGGTAATAGTTCCCCAGATAGAACTGTTGGCAGAAGAG GTAAGGTAGGCAATGGTAATAGTTCCCCAGATAGAACTGTTGGCAGAAGAGGTAAGGTAGGCAATGGTAATAGTTCCCCAGATAGAACTGTTGGCAGAAGAGGTAAGGTAGGCAATGGTAATAGTTCCCCAGATAGAACTGTTGGCAGAAGAGGTAAGGTAGGCAATGGTAATAGTTCCCCAGATAGAACTGTTGGCAGAAGAGGTAAGGTAGGCAATGGTAATAGTTCCCCAGATAGAACTGTTGGCAGAAGAGGTAAGGTAGGCAATGGTAATAGTTCCCCAGATAGAACTGTTGGCAGAAGAGGTAAGGTAGGCAATGGTAATAGTTCCCCAGATAGAACTGTTGGCAGAAGAGGTAAGGTAGGCAATGGTAATAGTTCCCCAGATAGAACTGTTGGCAGAAGAGGTAAGGTAGGCAATGGTAATAGTTCCCCAGATAGAACTGTTGGCAGAAGAGGTAAGGTAGGCAATGGTAATAGTTCCCCAGATAGAACTGTTGGCAGAAGAGGTAAGGTAGGCAATGGTAATAGTTCCCCAGATAGAACTGTTGGCAGAAGAGGTAAGGTAGGCAATGGTAATAGTTCCCCAGATAGAACTGTTGGCAGAAGAG GTAAGGTAGGCAATGGTAATAGTTCCCCAGATAGAACTGTTGGCAGAAGAGGTAAGGTAGGCAATGGTAATAGTTCCCCAGATAGAACTGTTGGCAGAAGAGGTAAGGTAGGCAATGGTAATAGTTCCCCAGATAGAACTGTTGGCAGAAGAGGTAAGGTAGGCAATGGTAATAGTTCCCCAGATAGAACTGTTGGCAGAGGTGAGGCAGGCAATGGTAATTCCACATGTTGCAGTTTTATATTCCTCGTGAAAAATAATGCACTATTTCTTGCATTTAAGCCTAAATACACTTTACCTTAA